The following are encoded together in the Panicum virgatum strain AP13 chromosome 6K, P.virgatum_v5, whole genome shotgun sequence genome:
- the LOC120639183 gene encoding transcription factor IBH1-like — protein sequence MEEIRRRRRPRSGGAGRRRRPSSRAAGAALRRKVRELRRLVPGGGEAPAGALLARTADYIARLRARLELLRALAAVYGVAAAGRVDAGSEPVSA from the coding sequence ATGGAGGAGAtcaggcggcggaggcgcccgcggagcggcggcgcggggaggcggcggcggccgtcgtcgcgcgcggcgggcgcggcgctgcggcggaaGGTGCGGGAGCTGCGCCGGCTGGTGCCCGGCGGGGGGGAGGCGCCCGCGGGGGCCCTGCTCGCCCGCACCGCCGACTACATCGCGCGGCTCCGGGCCAGGCTCGAGCTCCTCAGGGCGCTCGCGGCCGTctacggcgtcgccgccgccggtcgtgtCGACGCCGGATCGGAGCCGGTGAGTGCGTGA